One Urocitellus parryii isolate mUroPar1 chromosome 9, mUroPar1.hap1, whole genome shotgun sequence DNA segment encodes these proteins:
- the Fbxo24 gene encoding F-box only protein 24 has translation MERSPTADAPGRPTPRSRIQSQCSELEMEPIRSYQEAGTPVKRSCPSCGPEPGGEEKKGRGNPISVQLFPPELVEHIISFLPVRDVVALGQTCHYFHEVCDAEGVWRRICRRLSPRLREQGSGVRPWKRAAILNYTKGLYFQAFGGRRRCLSKSVAPLLAHGYRRFLPTKDHVFILDYVGTLFFLKNALVSSTLGQIQWKRACRYVVLCRGAKDFASDPRCDTVYRKYLYVLATREQPGVVGTTSSRACDCVEVYLQSSGQRVFKMTFHHSMSFKQIVLVGQETQRALLLLTEEGKIYSLVVNETQLDQPRSYTVQLALRKVSRCLPHLRVTCMASNQSSTLYITDQGGVYFEVHTPGVYRDLFGTLQAFDPLDQQMPLALSLPAKILFCALGYNHLGLVDEFGRIFMQGNNRYGQLGTGDKMDRGEPTQVHYLQCPIALWCGLNHSLVLSQGSDFSKELLGCGCGAGGRLPGWPKGSASFVKLHVKVPLCACSLCSTRECLYMLSSHDIEHYPAYRDLPASRVVGSPEPSLGTGGPQDPGGAARACEEYLSQIHSCPTLQDRMEKMKEIVGWMPLMAAQKDFFWEALDMLQRAAGGVGPGPSTPES, from the exons GTGAAGCGGAGCTGTCCTTCTTGTGGCCCGGAGCCAGGGGgtgaagagaagaagggaagagggaatCCTATTTCTGTTCAGTTGTTTCCCCCAGAGCTG GTGGAGCATATCATCTCATTCCTTCCAGTCAGAGATGTAGTCGCCCTAGGCCAGACCTGCCACTACTTCCATGAAGTGTGCGATGCTGAAGGAGTGTGGAGACGCATCTGCCGCAGGCTCAGTCCACGCCTTCGAGAGCAGGGTTCTGGGGTCCGGCCCTGGAAGAGAGCTGCCATTCTTAACT ACACGAAGGGCCTGTATTTTCAGGCATTTGGTGGCCGCCGCCGATGTCTCAGCAAGAGTGTGGCCCCCCTTCTAGCCCATGGCTACCGCCGTTTTTTGCCCACCAAGGATCATGTCTTCATTCTCGACTACGTGGGGACCCTCTTCTTCCTTAAAAACGCACTGGTCTCCTCCACCCTTGGCCAGATCCAGTGGAAGCGGGCCTGCCGCTATGTTGTATTATGTCGTGGAGCCAAGGAT TTTGCCTCAGACCCAAGATGTGACACAGTTTACCGTAAATACCTCTACGTCTTGGCCACTCGTGAGCAGCCAGGAGTGGTAGGCACAACCAGCAGTCGGGCCTGTGACTGCGTGGAGGTCTATCTGCAGTCCAGCGGGCAGCGGGTCTTCAAGATGACATTCCACCACTCCATGAGCTTCAAACAGATTGTGCTGGTTGGTCAGGAGACCCAACGGGCTCTATTGCTCCTCACAG AGGAAGGAAAGATCTACTCTTTGGTAGTGAATGAGACCCAGCTGGACCAGCCACGCTCCTACACAGTTCAGCTGGCCCTCAGGAAAGTGTCCCGTTGCCTGCCTCACCTGCGTGTGACCTGCATGGCTTCCAACCAGAGCAGTACCCTCTACATCACGG ACCAGGGGGGAGTGTATTTTGAGGTGCATACCCCAGGGGTGTATCGTGATCTCTTTGGGACCCTTCAAGCCTTTGACCCCTTGGACCAGCAGATGCCACTCGCTCTCTCACTGCCTGCCAAG ATCCTATTCTGTGCTCTTGGCTACAATCACCTTGGCCTGGTGGATGAATTTGGCCGAATCTTTATGCAGGGAAATAACAGATATGGGCAATTGGGAACAGGGGACAAAATGGATCGAGGGGAACCCACACAG GTACATTATCTGCAATGCCCCATTGCCCTGTGGTGCGGCCTCAACCATTCCCTGGTGCTGAGCCAGGGCTCGGACTTCAGCAAGGAACTTCTGGGCTGCGGCTGTGGGGCTGGAGGCCGCCTCCCCGGCTGGCCTAAGGGGAGTGCCTCCTTCGTCAAGCTCCACGTCAAG GTTCCTTTGTGTGCCTGTTCCCTCTGCTCCACCAGAGAGTGCCTCTACATGCTGTCTAGCCATGACATTGAGCACTACCCTGCCTATAGGGACCTGCCAGCCAGCAGGGTGGTGGGGAGCCCTGAACCCAGCCTGGGGACTGGAGGCCCCCAGGACCCTGGGGGGGCAGCCCGGGCCTGTGAGGAGTACCTCAGCCAGATCCACAGTTGCCCCACCTTACAGGACCGCATGGAGAAGATGAAGGAGATCGTGGGCTGGATGCCCTTGATGGCCGCACAGAAGGATTTCTTCTGGGAGGCCCTAGACATGCTGCAGAGGGCTGCTGGTGGTGTTGGCCCAGGCCCATCAACCCCTGAGAGCTGA